The DNA region GGGATTGGTTTATTTCCCTGGACAGGCAATCGCTCTGGTCCCACTCCCTCTGCAGCACAATTCTCTTGTTTCCTCCGAGCTGCTTCTCAACCCTTTCTCTCTATAAAGGCCGTGTGCTGGCCCTGGAGGTAACTCACAATCTTCTCCTCTATTTCCATGCCTTGTGCTACTTCCTCATCAGACAGGGATAAGGGAGTCTGTGAGTCCCTGGTGACAATGATGACAGAGGTTCTCCGGGATTCCAGGACATTGGCCACCACCACCTGGTGCCGGTATTTTTCCAGAGCCTGCCGAGATTTATCCAGAAGGATCTGGGGATCTGTCTCCAGTTTGAAGGAAATCACAAAGGCCTCAGGAGCCCAGTCTCTGACCAGGGGTGACAGCATCTTTGGCACCATCTTCATTGTGATCTGCAGTGgggaaagataaaaagaaaaagttaagtAAAAACATTACAGGGAGTTTTAATAAGAGATGGTATGGGAAAGAGGGAAATCCCAGCTTTGTTTTATATTCCATTTATACCAGGAAGTTTTTCAAGGTTGGGCAGCTCTCACCAAACAAGGTTCAAATGAcactaaatttaaattaaatgatCCATGTGGTGCCCACAGTCAGGATGTTCTGAGGCCGGGCCACAGGAACTCTGCATTCCCAGAGCTAACAACACTGGGGAATATAAACATGAGAAGATTTAAGAAAGCATTACAACTGCCTAAATCTGAGTTTTCAGCTCTCCAGAATCCAGGTAGTTTATCCCATCTGCACCTTTCCTTCTATCAATTCCTTAATGTGCACGAGGCATAAAAGTGCTAAAGCACGGAGAAAAACAGTAGGACACTGTTCTCCACCTTCCCAGCCTCTGGATCGACCACTGGGGATCAGGCCAGGTCTCACCTTTCCAATGTCAACAATAAAGAATGAAGCCCAGCAACTTCTTAgaagtaattaattaaataaatttttgtattttttatataaagaaTTCCAGAGCCACCTGTTCCCATTACTGAGAGGGACCTTGGTGCTGCAGTGTTAGTCATTCATACAAGCAAGACGGATCccagagtcatggaatggtgtggagttgggagggaccttgaatcccatctcattccagcccctgccatgggcagggacaccttccactatcccaggttccCCCAAGCCCCAAGCTGGCActggacactttcagggatggggaagccacagcttctctgggcaacctgagCCAGGGcctcacaaggaagaatttctttccaatatcCGATATAAAACTATTCTGTCAGTTTGCAatcattcccccttgtcctagCACTCCAGGCCCTTCTCCAAAGCCTCTCTCCAGACAAAAGGCAGTAACTCAAGTACTCCAGAAGGTATTCTTGGAGCACTTCAGCTCTCTGAGAACCACCCTCTCCTCACATGCATGGAAGCACAGGCAGCTTTAAAGGACAAAGCCAGAGAAGAGTAGAAGGCACCTCAGGGGCCTCTCTTCATGTGCCATACCACAACTGCAGACATGCTGAAGCTGCTCCATTTcagacagagcagcactgacctTCCTGCAGATAACCAATGGCACCACTCACCCTTCATCTTACCCTAAAAATAAACCTAGATCaaaggagagcagggctgaTCCTACCCTACCCTCTTATCTGGGCCCCTCAGTCCAAGATAAGAGTAAAACAGTGCAATTCCAAGATTTCCACAGGGTTCTGTCCCTGTGGGACCTCACCCTCCCGTTCCCTCTGACAACACACATGAGCTGCTGTTTTGCAGCTTTCCCAAGTTTATCCACAGACAATTCTCAGGAGAAGGACCCTGGAAGCAAGAAGGGGACAGCTgaggggggtggcagagggggcCATGCCCAGATGCCCAGGGGGGCCTCACCTGCAGGGGCCCCTCCGAGGACTGGATCTTATGCTCTGGCATCTCGGAGACGGGGATGTAGAAATCCGACACGGCGGCTGACAGGTAGAACATGACACTGGAGCCTGTGGGAACATAACTGCTGTCCCCCACTGCCATggcctgtccctgtcaccccacAGCCAGATGAGCTGCCacccatacacacacacaccaaacaGGGGAGACCAGGGCCCCCTTGAGGTATGCCCCAGCACAAtcctgagcagggcagcactgaccTCACCCTGGAGTCCTCTCAAACACACTGTTCTCCACTGGTGTCTGTCTTGTCCCCTCCTCCCAAGCCCCAACAGCCTCCAGGGACAGTCCAGACCCTCATGCAGGGGTGTAAGAGCCCTGTAAGCAAGGGGGCCCCCTTGTCCCCTCATGCTAGAGCCCCACAGGTCCCGGGATCACCTCATACCTAGCCCTGGGGCCATCGTGAGGGGGCTCTACGATCTACCCCATGCCGGGGACCCCTCGACCTTTCCCTCACAATCATTACATCCCCTCGTTCTAGGTTCGCCTGTCCCCTCACACTGGAGACCCCCATGAGAGCCTCAACCTTTCTCATCCTGAAGCTTCGCACAGGACCACCCTGTTCCCTCATTCCTGGGCTCCCTCACACTAGAGACCCCCTTGGGGGCTTCATCCGCTCTTGCCTTGTGCCCTACGAACCGGTGGCCACCCCATACTCCATTCCTGGGTCCCCACGGTTCCCTCCGCCCCCTCACGCCAGGCTCCCCTCGTACCGAGGGGTGCCAGGGCTCGGGCGGCCGCGCGCAGCAGCGCCAGGTACTCAACGAGGCCGGTGAACTCGATGGCGAGTAGCGCGCCCGCCTCAGTGGCGCGTTGGTACTCGCGGAGCGCGGGCAGTAGCGCGGGCAGCGCGGCGGGGTCGGCGGCCACGCCAGGCGGTGGTCCCGGAGTGAGGCGGAGCGCGTCGAGAAGCGCGGGCCCGTGCGGCGGCAGGGCGCGGGCCCAGGGGAAGACGGAACGGGCGCGGTGCAGGAAGCACACGCCGTACCCCGCCCGCACGAGCCGCTCGGCCGAAGCGGCCCCGCGCCGACCGCTACTGAAGTTCTCCAGGAAGCGCACGGCACGAGCCTCCAGTGGCACCTGCGTCCCGCCCGACGTCACCAGCGCCACACGCCGCCCGCGTGCCGCCTGCACCTCCGCCCAAGCCCGCACCCGGCCCTCGGTCGCCGCCACATCCACGTCGTTGTCATTGTCCTTGTCCACGTCCTTCTCCTCCttggccgccgccgccgccgccatgacCAGCCCGGACGGCCCGCCGGAAATCACGTGTGCCATCTTCCCCGTCCCGGAAGTGTTGTCTCGGCAACGGAACGCCAGTGCCGTCATTAGTGATTGTCGGAAGTGACGGATCTAGGCTCGCCGGAAGTGTCACCCCGGCAACCGGGGACGCGTCGAAGTTCATGGCCGGCCATGGCGGGGCCACCACGTTGCGAGCTGTGTGGGGCCCGAACGGCCCCGCTGCGCTGCCCCAGCTGCCGTCTCACCTGCTACTGGTGAGAGACCCCGGGATGAGGTCCAGGGGTCAGGGTGAggcctggggcacaggggcagggcaggattAGCTCCAGGGTGAGGCACAGGCAGGAAGTTTGGTATTCAGGATGAGGCCTAGGAAGGAGGAGGCAGGAACGCACGTGGGACAGGACGAGAGGCAGGGCTTATTCCACAGAAAGGCTCAGGACACGAGGCCTAGGATGAGGCACAGGGCATGGGAAGAAGACCCAGGGTGAGGCCCGGGAAGTAGGAACCAGCCACAGGATGAGGCTTAGGACACGTGGAGAAGGCCCAGGATGAAACGTCGGAGGCAAGAACAAGCCCAGAACAaggacagagagacagggacaAAGCCTGGGGTGTGGTCTGGGACACAGCAAGAGGCAGGGATTATCCCTGGGATGAGGCTCAGTATGCAGGGACAAGCCTCACAAAacccaggacacagggatgagaTCTGGGACAAAGTTCAGCATGCAGGGATGGGCTCAGGAGGCAGGGACCAGATCCAGGATGGAGCCTGGGAACCTGGagagagcccaggctggagctcagccagcagggcagcaggaactGGAGCAGGCACACTCACCTGGaatgctcctgctgccttccagcagtTGCATCAGGCAGATAGCAGAGCTGGAAGCTCTGGAGAGTCACATGAACCTCCCTCACATACCCTCAGAGCAGTCACTGAGTTCCAGAATGTTCCCTTTTCTCACAGTGACCTGGGGTGggatggtttgtgttttttctttttccagtgttGGAATTCAGGGATTTGTTCAAACATAGCTGTATCAGGAGTTCAGGGGGTGGTTTTAATAAGGATTTTAACACAGAGAACTGTGAGGATGTGGCAGGACAGTGCTGTGAAATGGAAACATTTGGAAATACCATGTATTGGGCACCCTGTAGGcagcccaggggctctgggAATTGTTGTGGAGAAAGTCCTGAAAGACAGAAGAGAATAATCTTCCCTTGCATAATATCCCAGAAAATACCAGTatccttttcccctccttttgcCAGTGATGTTTCCCACCAGAGAACTGACTGGATCAGCATCCACAACCGTATCTGTCACCTGCTCATCCCAGTCCTTGGGCCCCAGCCCTGTTTCCATtctgaaaaagacagaaaacatggcaaggagcagctgctgaggaggcAGGTGGgtgcaggaggaaaaagcaCAACTTCAGAGTGCTTCTAGGGAAGGAATTCCAGCTCCTTTCCATACCCTGGCTGTACGTGGTGGGACACACCAGTGGCAGACTGGGCTCACCTGGAATTTTAAGCTACACAGGACTCTCGAAAGTGGCCTGGGCTGTCACTGCCCAATTCCTAGAAAACTGAAGGGAATCTCTTGCCGAAAACCAAGCAGGGTTTTTGCCTTCACAGGATCCACCCCTTTAGAAATCCTCTCCCTGGATGCTCCCAAGGAAGAGGATGGCATCTCCTTGGttgatttgggatttggttGTAGAGGTTTGCGAgtggctttttttaaacaaaacttaaaaaataatgggaGTGGGAGTGTCCTCTCTGCCGTTCATGAGCCTCCAGCCTTTTCCACAGTCTTTACTTGGTGTTCTGAGCTTCCTCAGGCAACAGCAACCCTGGATTTCCCACCTATCCAGGGGGTTGGTCCATCACCCTAGTTAGTCCAGGATCCAGCTGAGATCTGCTTCTTCCAGGCCATTTGATGGGAGGGTGTCCCCTTTCCCAGAGCAAAGGGGCAAAGAAACCAAGTACCctcccttttgttttcctggccAACTTGGGACACCCTTTCCCGCTAAGTGTAGCCTTTTGTCTTCATCAGGCCTCAGGGACGTGCAGATGTGCAGCTCCTTTCCAGCCCCAGAGGTCTGAAACTTTTTCTGTTTATGGAGTGGCGGGAGCTGCTGTTCTACATTGTTGCTAAAATAACCCACCCAGGTGCATCTGCTCCTGAAAATCCTCACTATGGAGATAAATTTTCCCTCTATAATAACTCCCAGACACAGAATAATGGGGCAGCACACAGTGGGCTTGGAACAATCCAATGGTGCCACTGAGAAGAACATCCCTAATCTTTCAAATTTtacatgaattatttttaaggtgtttCTGGCCCAGCTGTGAGGCTTTGGAGACCAGCTCATTGCTGTCACCTTTCTTGGGAGCTTCCACAAAGATTAAGTCCAAAGGCAAAAGTCCTGCTTGGTGAGAGCTTATGACAGGCTTTAGGCAGCAGATTCCTTTTGGTTTTACAGGACTTGGGCAATGACATCACAGGCTGGTTTGAAAACTCTTGTCTGGCTGAAAAGCCCAGGTGAGACTGTTGAGCAAAGTCCACAGAAGGTGTGTCAGGCCAGTGTGTCCcaaagggaaaatgcaaaaCTTCCTTAGTTCCAGGTTCTGTTTAAATGGTTCTTTATAAAACCTGCAAGGAAAGTTAAAATGGGTGTCGTGGGGGTGTGGCAGGATTTTGCATCCAGAAGTGCTTGAAGCTGTTCCAAGGAACTCCCCTGCTATTGAACACTGATGTTGACACTGATTACATCACTGACTTTATTGCAACTAAAATTATCCCCATACATTCCAACAGGCCACgtggctgccagctgagggaaGTGCTCCTTCATTAGCTGGAAGTTAATCTGCTGGTTTAATTAGGTGAAGGGAAAGACAGCAGGAAGATGGGACTGGTGGAGAGAAAGTCACTCTTGATTGGGGTTCATACTGGGTTAGCAaacagcagcctggaggagcagccaggagcctgGACTGGGAATGGTTCCATGGGcaaggcagggagagaagaCTGGAGTTTTTtgaaatggagatttttatAAGCTCCTTAACAACCCTTAACATCATCTGTTCTTTGACCTTCGTCTCCAgcttatttaaataaaatagattttgagAACAGTCAGTGCTGGGAcactttgctttccttctctccaaaGAAAGGAGTGAGACCGTGGAAATCCCTCAGTTCCCTGCTGGCTTTCCCAGCAAGAGAGAAGGTTCCTTTGTGTCCAGCAGGATTTGGAGCAGCCAGATTGGGCCTGGGCTGGCTCAGAGGTGTTGGGAGAGAGGGAGATTATTTAGTGCCTTGTCTCACGGGCTGCATCACATTCCTGTTCCAGATCCAACAAAAGTGCTTTAAAAGTTCTTCCCTATGTGGGTGGGGAGTcgctggcacaggttgtccagagaagctgtgattACCCTatccctgaaagtgtccaaggccaagttagacagggcttggagcagcctgggatagtggaaggtgttcctgcctatggcaggaggtggaatgagatgggccTTAGGGTTCCTttaacccaaaccagtctgggattctatgCAAAAAAGGCCTTTGGAGTTGAGGGAAAAGCTCTGCAGTCTCATGGTAACCAGAGAAAAAATCTTCTGCCCAAAGCCTGCCTTAggtttgctgctttttgaaCATTTCTGCTGTACTTCACCCACTCCTGCCCTGTGTTTGTTTAGAAAACACAGAGCTCCAGCCTCAGTCAGGACGCAGGGAAACCTGGGCACATTCAAATGCCCTGTGGCTCAAGGAGCAGGGCGCTGGGAGCCAGGAGGTTTTACGAATTTCATTCCTTGCCTGTGCTCCAAAGCTTCTGTTGATAGAAATCTGCTTCTGTCAACATAGCCAGGGGGGTGCCTGCAGACAGCACCTCCAAACTGACAGAACTCCAAGTTTCTGTTTGGAGAAGAGCCTCACCTGCCTGCATGATGTCAactccccacagctcctgggcatGGGAAAAgatccagcccagccagcaccggcactgctctggctgcaggttCAGCTCCAGCTCACTGGAGCTTTCCCTCTTCCTGAAATCCTCCTTTTTTCAGACACACCATCGATTTTGGTGCTTGAGAGTGAAtaatggatgtggcactgggcCCGAGTGTGTTCCcaattccctgctcccacctgaaGCGGAGCAGGGATCCTCAgccccctcaaaccccaaaaaccgTGTGGGGGCATCTTCAGAGAAACCTCAAATTGCAACACACATGGAAGGAGCCCAAATTGACAGGgccaggggagagggggaaacCAAGGCGGGGCCAAAGGGAACAGTTCCCCCAGGGCTCTTCAGGGCCAAAGGGAACCATCCTCTGAGGTTTGGAACTGCAGTTGGAAATATTCACTGCTCCAGGGCTCCTCTtgcctcctgcccttccttcttCTGGAAGCTGTGCCAGAGTCCAACCCCCAGCTTTGTCCTTGCTGCAGATGTTTCAGGCCATAGGAAGCAGCGATGATACCATTAACAAGGAGTGAAAAAAGAATGATCCCAATCTCCAGCACCTCCCGGATACCAATCTGGGGTGATGCCCACGCACCAGGGCCTGCAATGGTTGCACCAGACtggcagagacagaaaaagcagcCTGAGAAATACCAGCTTTTCCTGATGCTGCCCCAAGCATGTGCTGGTTTTCTCCTGGGCACCACCTGCTCCCTGGACAGTTTGTgtttcacagaatcccaaactggtttgggatggaagagaTCTTAAAGTCGATCACGTCTCACCCgttgccaagggcagggac from Catharus ustulatus isolate bCatUst1 chromosome 24, bCatUst1.pri.v2, whole genome shotgun sequence includes:
- the PPCS gene encoding phosphopantothenate--cysteine ligase isoform X3, with the protein product MKMVPKMLSPLVRDWAPEAFVISFKLETDPQILLDKSRQALEKYRHQVVVANVLESRRTSVIIVTRDSQTPLSLSDEEVAQGMEIEEKIVSYLQGQHTAFIERKG
- the PPCS gene encoding phosphopantothenate--cysteine ligase isoform X1 produces the protein MTALAFRCRDNTSGTGKMAHVISGGPSGLVMAAAAAAKEEKDVDKDNDNDVDVAATEGRVRAWAEVQAARGRRVALVTSGGTQVPLEARAVRFLENFSSGRRGAASAERLVRAGYGVCFLHRARSVFPWARALPPHGPALLDALRLTPGPPPGVAADPAALPALLPALREYQRATEAGALLAIEFTGLVEYLALLRAAARALAPLGSSVMFYLSAAVSDFYIPVSEMPEHKIQSSEGPLQITMKMVPKMLSPLVRDWAPEAFVISFKLETDPQILLDKSRQALEKYRHQVVVANVLESRRTSVIIVTRDSQTPLSLSDEEVAQGMEIEEKIVSYLQGQHTAFIERKG
- the PPCS gene encoding phosphopantothenate--cysteine ligase isoform X2, whose amino-acid sequence is MFYLSAAVSDFYIPVSEMPEHKIQSSEGPLQITMKMVPKMLSPLVRDWAPEAFVISFKLETDPQILLDKSRQALEKYRHQVVVANVLESRRTSVIIVTRDSQTPLSLSDEEVAQGMEIEEKIVSYLQGQHTAFIERKG